DNA from Chelonia mydas isolate rCheMyd1 chromosome 3, rCheMyd1.pri.v2, whole genome shotgun sequence:
CGCAATGATCAGTCGTAGAGGAAGAAACTGAGCAGAATGTGGGAGGTGGGCTCCAGGGACTGAAAATACAGGCATTTCCCTATTCTCCTgcatgcagcgttttaagtgtcgACCTGCCTTTAGCTATAGGCTGCAACAGCGGATGCGGAGCGGGAATGAAGACTGGGGAGGGTTTTCCAGCAGCTGGATACCGCCTTGGTTAGAAAACCCGCTGAATTTCCCTCCCAATGGCAGTAACATTGCGCTCCAGCTTTGCCTAGCAAGCAGACTGCGGGAAACACGGTTTTCTCACCACGGCACGGAGAACACCTGGTGACTGCGAGcaaattgcccccccccccaaaaaaaaatatttaaaaaataaaataaaaccgggGGAGGTCAGTGTACCAGTTAGGGGGGAAATCAGTTTGCTCCTATGTTCCTTCCTTATCTATTCATGCTCTAGGCATGGGTGAAAAGTTGCATTTCATAGGCCTGGCCCATACGCTGGGAGGAATGGACTATTTAGCTGTATTTTCAGTAGACAAACATTGCATTTCTAATTAAATTGGATTGTAATAAACACGCCTCTTGATTTCATCACACACCCCGGCCTCCTTCCGCTTTACTCCCGGGCACACAGCGACTGGTTCCGTTTGCTTTTTTATTTGCATCTACAACAACGGTCAAGGGAAAAGCAGCCCTTTGGCCTGGGGGGGTAAAGGCCCTTTTCCAGCCAGCACTTACGATTGACAGCATCTTTGAAGTAGGTTCGCTCCGAAGAATCGTAGACAAACTGGATCTTGTTCATTTTCCAGACCGCCTCCTGCCTTTTGGATGTGTTGTGGCCTTCCTGCCAatcaaatatatgtatatatgtgtggcCATTTCAGTCAATGAACTTCCCGGGCATTAAAATGTACAGCTCGGGTCGTTTTTGACCACGATCGCATCTCACTGAACACACACCGAGAGCGGGATTTCACGCCCTGTGGGTTTCCCTGTCACCCGCTACAAGGACGCCGAATTTAAGACTTTCGGGCTGGTTTTGGTGTCTTTGGGTTTTAGtcaacaaggaaaacaaaaagcaggCCCCTTGGGCGCACCGCAATCACGCAGCCACGCACCTTTATAAAATGCAGTTTGAGCGTGTACACTTTGCCTAGCCAAGATATTTGGAGTTCCGATTCGGTCGCGCCGCAGTTTCCTCTCACTTCTGCTCCTCGGGAAAGCGGAATATCAGCGTCTTCGGTTATCAGCTAAATGCACAAACACCACAACACACGTTCAAAACCAACAAAAGAAGGCGGCCCGATTACCAACCCCAGTCCCAACTGTGAATGGTTCGGGACAACAGAAGGGGACCGTTTACACCGGCTCCGATAGAAGACAACAGCAGAAACAAGGTGgtccttcctccccgcccccagccaagGGAGAGATAATGCCCTTAAGGGTAGGAACACAAAGGGGAACATGCCGTAATGCAGATACATTTGCCTATAGGGAACCGGCTTGTTTCCTGACGCTATTTCACGGCATTGACAACTTTCGCTGTCCAAAAGCGCCAAATGCAGCTGTTACTCCCTATTCTTCATCATGCCGCGCCTGTTTCTGCGGGCAGGCGCACGGACACCAGAGAGGGGTTTTCAATTAGCATCAGGATCTTTCTCCCTAAAGATAAAATAGTTGGCCCACCGGACCCACGCTTTTGTGTTCCCTTGCTCATAGGCAGCGGAGTAAGTAGAGGGCCGGGGTTGAGATCTTCATTTTGAGCACGGGGCATGAGGGGCTTCCCTTTGGGGCGAAATGCTGGGCGAAGACACGTGCACCGCCGTGTGAAAGATCAGCCCTGCGAGCTGAAAGCGGGACCCTGCGGGGGGAACCCAGATCCCCGAGCTGAAAGCACGTCTTACGTCGACATAATTGCTGGCCGACACATCGTAAGGGACCATCAATTTGGCTGCAAATTCTGCCATCAGACACGTCGTCCCGTTGTCCCGCACCACAAAAATATCCTTTTCGGGACTGGGGGAAAGCCCGGAGAGGTTCTCCACTTCTTGCTCGGCCCCGATTCGAGCCATGGCATCTGCGGAGCAAAATAGATACGTGTGGAGACGCCCGCCTCCTGCGAGCGGCTCCCTCTGCTTCGGAGCTTGCCGGGGGGGGCAAAGAAAAAGTGACACCTTTGCCCTGCTCTTCTGCAGCCAAGtacccaacccccaagcccccctgaAGCCCTTAGCACGAAATTAATCGGCTTTATTGTAAGCGCTTCTCTGGGCCAGGCGCCCGCCTGTAACGCAGCCCAGCGGCTGAGCGCCAGGACAGCAGCCCAAGGATGCTCGCAGCCCCCCACCCGCGGGCAAGCCAGGCGGGTCCCACCGCCGatccagccctgcacccagccgCCGCGCCTCGCCCCAGCCGGCCCGGGCGCTACTCACGGATAAGGCACAGCAGTCCCGGGACGCGCAGCAGGCGACCAGCTCCGAGCCTCACATCCATGCTTCTCTCCGCCGGGCGCCGGGGCCGGGAATTCCTGTCGGGGCTGCGCCGGCAAAGAGCTCCCGGCTCTGGTGCTGCACGGTCAGGCTGCGAAATGCACCGAGCTAGCAGcgtggcagggagctgggggaggaggaggaggaggaaggggaagggggggtggaggaatgctggagggggaggtgggggagctgTCCAAGGTATCCCCCGCTGGAGCACAAAAGCAGAGGCTAGTTCTGAGCTTGCTTCTGGACCTGCTCGTGCCAGCAGCCCTGCAACTGGATCCAAACGCTTCGCCTGCTCGGGAAACTTAATGGCACGCGTAGGAGCATCTGGGGCTCT
Protein-coding regions in this window:
- the LAMP5 gene encoding lysosome-associated membrane glycoprotein 5 yields the protein MDVRLGAGRLLRVPGLLCLIHAMARIGAEQEVENLSGLSPSPEKDIFVVRDNGTTCLMAEFAAKLMVPYDVSASNYVDLITEDADIPLSRGAEVRGNCGATESELQISWLGKVYTLKLHFIKEGHNTSKRQEAVWKMNKIQFVYDSSERTYFKDAVNPGKHTANSHHLSALVTPAGKSYECQAQQTISLITSDHQRTVTLVLSEVRIQPFDISADFVFSEEHKCPVDEREQLEETLPLILGLILGLMIVITVCIYHIHHKLTASQVQIPRDRSQYKHMG